One stretch of Sporocytophaga myxococcoides DSM 11118 DNA includes these proteins:
- a CDS encoding acyltransferase, translating to MTTTASTLRAQFSQLKEKNKDNSLLEITQEIIGAGWRLVSAKFYLRNCNKIGAMVSTNGKPIIKNKGFISLGDKVRIWSNFNPTQIYVHKGAKFIVGSNSRINGVHITVKSEVTIGKNVRIAPYVLILDSDFHSATDHFSDGKTSSVSIGDNVWIATKSMILKGVTVGEGAVIAAGSVVTKDVPPYTVVAGVPAKVIKKLHH from the coding sequence ATGACCACAACTGCAAGTACACTTAGAGCCCAATTTTCACAATTAAAAGAAAAGAACAAAGACAATTCTCTTCTTGAGATTACACAGGAAATCATAGGTGCTGGCTGGAGACTAGTGTCTGCTAAGTTTTATTTAAGAAATTGCAATAAAATAGGCGCCATGGTCTCAACTAATGGTAAGCCTATTATCAAAAACAAAGGTTTTATTTCTTTGGGAGATAAGGTTAGAATCTGGTCTAACTTTAACCCTACTCAAATATATGTGCATAAAGGAGCTAAATTTATTGTAGGTTCTAATTCCAGAATCAATGGAGTTCATATAACTGTAAAAAGTGAAGTTACAATCGGGAAAAATGTCCGTATTGCCCCTTATGTACTTATTCTTGACAGTGACTTTCACAGTGCCACTGATCATTTTTCTGATGGCAAAACTTCGTCCGTTTCTATTGGCGACAATGTGTGGATTGCCACAAAATCTATGATTTTAAAAGGTGTTACAGTTGGTGAAGGCGCTGTTATAGCAGCCGGATCAGTTGTAACCAAAGATGTACCTCCATATACTGTAGTGGCAGGGGTTCCAGCTAAGGTGATCAAAAAACTTCACCATTAA
- a CDS encoding alpha/beta fold hydrolase produces the protein MKKIKLFLIFSFLTAIISLTGVYSYYALSQETKTMDASARKGVGGKFIRLSKGITRYNLEGPDTAKTIILLHGGSVIGDYVWEKNYKALIDSGFRVLKFDMYGRGYSDRVNEAQTLDLFVSQINELTDSLKLSGPFEIIGVSMGGSIATGFADKYPEKTEKLVLISPIAVNPGKKRWYIDNPVLGNFLVSVYWYPRCVKKQMGEFFDGKKLAEYESHLKYLSEYKGVKADTRSAWSNILAEDLTPAIERLAERNKKVLLIWGKQDPVVPIAASEKYKKILPSINFQEVDQAGHISNYEKPDVVNAAIAGFLKD, from the coding sequence ATGAAAAAAATAAAATTATTTCTGATATTCAGTTTTCTTACAGCCATTATTTCCTTGACAGGGGTTTATAGTTATTATGCTCTTAGTCAGGAAACAAAAACAATGGATGCATCTGCGAGAAAAGGAGTTGGAGGTAAGTTCATCAGATTATCTAAAGGAATAACGAGATACAACCTGGAAGGCCCGGATACAGCTAAAACAATAATCCTTCTTCATGGCGGAAGTGTTATAGGTGATTATGTGTGGGAGAAAAATTATAAGGCCCTTATTGACTCGGGCTTCAGAGTGTTAAAATTTGATATGTATGGAAGAGGGTACTCTGACAGGGTAAATGAAGCTCAGACGCTTGATTTATTCGTATCTCAGATCAACGAATTAACAGATTCTCTGAAGCTATCCGGACCTTTTGAAATCATTGGGGTTTCTATGGGGGGAAGTATAGCGACAGGGTTTGCCGATAAGTATCCGGAAAAAACAGAAAAGCTTGTCCTGATATCTCCAATCGCTGTAAATCCTGGTAAAAAAAGATGGTACATAGACAATCCTGTATTAGGAAATTTTCTTGTTAGTGTATATTGGTATCCGAGATGTGTAAAAAAGCAAATGGGTGAGTTTTTTGATGGAAAAAAGCTGGCTGAATATGAATCTCATTTAAAATACCTTTCAGAATATAAAGGTGTAAAAGCCGACACCAGGTCAGCTTGGTCAAATATTCTAGCTGAAGATCTTACTCCAGCTATTGAAAGACTTGCGGAAAGAAATAAAAAAGTACTATTGATTTGGGGAAAACAAGACCCTGTAGTTCCAATAGCAGCAAGCGAAAAATACAAAAAAATACTTCCTTCAATAAACTTTCAGGAAGTAGATCAGGCCGGACATATATCCAATTATGAAAAGCCTGATGTTGTAAATGCAGCAATAGCAGGATTTCTGAAGGACTAA
- a CDS encoding glycosyltransferase family 2 protein, producing MKVILPMAGRGSRFNGSGYNVPKPFIPVEGKPMFAWAMQSIEGIDCSELIVIALREHEEIYKLTELISEFAPAKTSLVLINDVTEGQLCTVLAARDLINNDEDILIISSDTIVISEIGKEIGRKREGCKGIISVADMPGDRWSFARLNKDGFVDLVAEKERISDHASTGIYYFSSGKEFVEMAEEIVNNKEKTKGEYYVIPLYQKLINNGYKVMISEASEMWDLGTPESLNTFLKTKGDRAGGG from the coding sequence ATGAAAGTAATTTTACCAATGGCAGGTCGTGGTTCCCGCTTCAATGGCAGCGGGTACAATGTGCCAAAACCTTTTATCCCTGTTGAAGGTAAACCTATGTTTGCCTGGGCTATGCAAAGCATTGAAGGAATTGATTGTTCTGAATTGATTGTTATTGCTTTGAGGGAACATGAGGAAATTTATAAACTTACTGAGTTGATCTCTGAATTTGCTCCTGCTAAAACTAGTTTAGTTCTGATTAATGATGTAACCGAAGGACAGCTGTGCACAGTGCTTGCAGCAAGGGATTTAATCAATAATGATGAAGATATTCTTATCATCAGTTCTGATACCATCGTTATTTCAGAAATTGGAAAAGAAATTGGACGCAAGAGAGAAGGGTGTAAGGGGATTATCTCTGTTGCGGATATGCCTGGTGACAGATGGAGTTTTGCCAGATTAAACAAAGATGGTTTTGTTGATTTGGTTGCAGAAAAAGAAAGAATATCTGATCATGCAAGTACAGGAATCTACTATTTTTCCAGTGGAAAGGAATTTGTAGAGATGGCTGAAGAGATAGTCAACAATAAGGAAAAAACAAAAGGAGAGTATTATGTAATTCCCCTTTATCAAAAGCTGATCAACAATGGTTATAAAGTAATGATTTCTGAAGCTTCTGAAATGTGGGACTTAGGAACGCCTGAATCTTTAAATACTTTTTTAAAAACCAAAGGCGACAGGGCAGGTGGAGGTTAG
- a CDS encoding HAD hydrolase family protein produces MRIVIDLDGTICPIKEKGESYADLKPFDGAKERIKELKDAGHYIIINTARNMATCESNVGKVMKNVGKITLDWLEEHGIVYDEIFFGKPNGHVYIDDRALRFSGWDTVTQPLINEIAKER; encoded by the coding sequence ATGAGAATAGTGATAGATCTTGACGGAACTATTTGTCCGATCAAGGAAAAGGGAGAATCTTATGCTGACCTTAAGCCATTTGATGGGGCTAAAGAGAGAATTAAGGAATTGAAAGATGCCGGCCATTATATTATTATCAATACCGCAAGAAATATGGCAACCTGCGAAAGCAATGTAGGTAAGGTAATGAAAAACGTTGGTAAAATAACTCTTGATTGGTTAGAGGAGCATGGAATTGTTTATGATGAAATATTTTTCGGAAAGCCTAATGGCCATGTATACATTGACGATAGAGCTTTAAGGTTTTCAGGTTGGGATACCGTAACACAGCCTTTAATCAACGAAATTGCTAAGGAAAGATGA
- a CDS encoding sugar phosphate nucleotidyltransferase encodes MQQNKTIILCGGSIDFLNLPINTNQSHAMIPVNGKPVIGWILDDLLSEGINEVIITRKATDFQLCDFLINSYRKRMKITQVPLLFNGNILDSLRAGLDLAATDGEVKVILGDTLIYDSYKEKGDYVYVHEVKESHRWCLASIDKEGKIIDYIDKKEDVPAPNFALCGYYNFQSGQYLRKVLVKALSDGKKQLSDVLRLYGEKHSLQAIKAKHWYDFGNIDNLVSSRQRLLQGRFFNSLTIDGVLNTITKNSTYNEKLRDELNWYFQIPDELKVLTPRIINHSHTDETIKIVQEYYGYSTLSELFLYADIHIETWRSILNKLFSIHGKFREYKGELNRSDVSKIYKGKTLERLDTQKALNSYWNNLLSKEFIVWNGKKLINAFELIATLSDAIEELIDHANITVIHGDYCFSNILFDINTQITRLIDPRGSFGKKGIFGDSRYDIAKLRHSICGLYDYIVSDLFTVQEVSEGVFETAILASETSLRLENIFDKLIVENGYKLEDIKLIEGLLFISMLPLHKDKPERQKLMYLRGLALLNEVATLKKETKISAL; translated from the coding sequence ATGCAACAGAATAAAACTATCATTTTGTGTGGCGGATCTATTGATTTTTTAAATCTTCCCATCAATACAAATCAGTCACATGCAATGATACCTGTTAATGGCAAGCCCGTCATTGGCTGGATTCTCGATGATCTTCTTTCTGAAGGAATAAATGAAGTAATTATAACAAGGAAGGCAACGGATTTTCAACTTTGTGATTTTTTAATCAACTCTTATAGGAAGAGAATGAAAATTACACAAGTACCGCTTCTTTTCAATGGCAATATATTGGATTCCCTTCGCGCAGGATTAGATTTGGCGGCTACAGACGGAGAGGTAAAAGTTATCCTTGGCGATACCTTGATTTATGATTCCTATAAAGAAAAAGGGGATTATGTATATGTTCACGAAGTAAAAGAGTCTCATCGATGGTGTCTTGCAAGTATTGATAAAGAAGGAAAAATAATTGATTACATAGATAAAAAAGAGGATGTACCTGCACCTAATTTTGCATTGTGCGGATATTATAACTTTCAGAGCGGCCAATATTTGAGAAAGGTACTAGTTAAAGCGCTTTCCGATGGGAAAAAGCAACTTAGTGATGTCTTGAGATTGTATGGCGAAAAGCATAGTCTTCAGGCTATTAAAGCTAAGCATTGGTATGACTTTGGCAATATTGATAATTTGGTTTCCTCAAGACAAAGACTTCTGCAGGGGCGTTTTTTTAATTCACTGACTATTGATGGTGTATTGAATACTATTACCAAAAACAGCACTTACAACGAAAAGCTAAGAGATGAACTGAACTGGTATTTTCAGATTCCGGACGAGTTAAAGGTACTTACGCCTCGCATTATCAATCACAGTCATACAGATGAAACCATTAAGATTGTTCAGGAATACTATGGATATTCGACTTTGTCAGAGTTATTTCTGTATGCAGATATTCATATAGAAACCTGGAGATCTATTCTTAATAAATTGTTTAGTATACATGGTAAATTCAGAGAGTACAAAGGCGAGTTGAATAGATCTGATGTAAGTAAAATTTACAAAGGCAAAACCCTTGAAAGACTGGATACCCAGAAGGCGCTTAATAGTTACTGGAATAATCTTTTGTCGAAGGAATTTATTGTCTGGAATGGAAAGAAATTAATAAATGCATTTGAATTGATCGCAACATTGTCAGATGCAATTGAGGAATTGATCGATCATGCGAATATTACTGTAATTCATGGAGACTATTGCTTCTCTAACATTCTTTTTGATATTAATACACAGATTACAAGACTGATTGATCCGAGAGGAAGCTTTGGGAAGAAAGGAATTTTCGGAGATTCAAGATATGATATAGCAAAGTTAAGACACAGTATTTGCGGCCTATATGATTATATCGTATCTGATCTGTTCACAGTACAGGAAGTTAGTGAAGGTGTTTTTGAAACTGCGATTCTTGCTTCCGAAACATCTTTGAGACTAGAAAATATTTTTGATAAATTAATAGTAGAAAACGGATATAAACTGGAAGATATAAAACTCATAGAAGGACTTCTGTTTATCTCCATGCTTCCTCTTCATAAAGACAAACCTGAACGTCAGAAACTGATGTATTTAAGAGGGCTTGCTTTACTGAATGAAGTAGCCACCTTAAAAAAAGAAACTAAAATATCTGCTTTATGA
- a CDS encoding Ig-like domain-containing protein, with amino-acid sequence MKFQASLILLICTLLSIFDSLSAQDCGCDFTLQANGKVLSKGGVEITLTNAWTINAIDIKIKPGNVFCFKNIQYSKGIIISNFAGTESQPIIIKNCGGQTVIDTREYGVIFRNSKHFKFLGNGDPSVKYGFKVTARNKNNFFLDAKDFTTNFEIAYIEVAGASMNPTSDTAGFAGIGAKTNPLCDGSAERGVWTMYNPIIHDNYIHNTGGEGIYMGYGWYKEKSMTCPCENDPSTSCTILVHSHSIVGARVYNNITENTGFDGIQIKNTDQDCEVYNNIIRNYGLRNEESQNEGLLLGEGTTGKAYNNWIENGTGNGIQNHAMGNQDIFNNVVINPQEYGFVCWDGPAVVRVGYYNFFNNTIINAGLDGFNFFGPGGGPKRVYNNIIAKVGAGRNLLKRAGEVVLFEESNNYLTNNIEDVKFISATAPYNIHLQSISPAIDKGKDLTSFGITKDFDLAPRPSGVAFDIGAFEFGNIPPIVKITQPLNNAVFAPGSIISIKADASDPDGLVSKVEFYNGTTKLGEDLTSPYSIDWSASMEGTYTIKVIATDNGGSTASSTITIVVKNALPAITITKPLNNSSTAAGKAINIEANATDSDGSVTKVEFYYTINNKDTILIGSSIASPYQVSWTPLTTGTYKIIVKATDNNGGISKAAITVTVTNTLPTISIVAPTNNSSFPFASDVEFKVNAMDADGTITKVEYFNGLTKIGESTTASFSFIWKNIPLGTYTITAKATDNIGATATSLPIQFSITNTPPVVNIIAPLNNAKFSPGPNITLEATATDEDGIVTKVEFFYNNTNLLGSDNTVPYSINWNNVPEGSYTITARATDNAGAISTKTINITVVNNLPTVKITSPANLSVYETDADIEITAEALDIDGSISKVVFYNGTTILGEDLNGPYSYIWENVQNGTYSISAVAYDNLGKQNVSAAIKIIVNVTTNIPPEVTIINPVDNQTLTPGDINFEVNATDVDGNVVLVELFNGSSKIGESTSLPYTFNWTNLTEGVYVITAKATDNDNETNTSAPITITIYNAPPVVTIISPANNQAFDSDDQVLINTTIADTDGNISKVEFFLNDALIGSATTAPYNLALNKLPSGTYNITVKATDNLSKEDSETIQITVSNKLPSISITTPVSGTTFNFSEPIVLNVNANDPDGSIKNVEYYINGVLTTTRSYPDFSFTWADALIGDYEIVAFATDNNGAKVASVPILISVGKRPVTVSLISPEINSTYEFGSAIDFSANVTDPDNAVVKIEFYANNIKIGESPAPEYQYTWSNSTSGNFEVYAVVLEGTGKRDTSNKVVININNPNKLPVITITSPGSNTTYSYCSDIQLAAASTDEDGIVTKVEFSVNDQVIGTDLSAPYTITVRNLDPGSNTITATAYDNKGGESNSSISISVIETPVVTFDIQSGKDTFKSGSGITIQTTTLDSVYFLNTSDLNPLQVKAFEWSLSDGTTSEEKFLAHNFIQGGLYKAVLILTDINGCEISQEVQVLVKDTALQARESYWVPNALSPYETNPENKVIKVYGKLAPEDFSFTIYSRWGQVLYSTTNLAEAKNIGWDGDNAPMDTYTYVLKGKEDNGNKVEKSGTITLIR; translated from the coding sequence ATGAAATTTCAAGCTTCATTAATATTATTAATATGCACTCTGCTAAGCATATTTGATTCCTTATCTGCTCAGGATTGCGGATGTGATTTCACTTTACAAGCCAACGGTAAAGTACTAAGCAAAGGAGGTGTAGAAATTACACTAACCAACGCCTGGACAATTAATGCAATTGATATAAAAATAAAACCTGGAAATGTATTCTGCTTTAAGAATATCCAATATTCCAAGGGGATTATCATATCAAATTTTGCAGGCACTGAAAGTCAGCCCATCATCATCAAAAACTGTGGAGGACAAACAGTAATAGATACAAGGGAATACGGTGTTATTTTTCGTAACTCAAAGCACTTTAAATTCCTTGGCAACGGCGATCCATCTGTTAAATATGGCTTTAAAGTTACAGCAAGAAACAAAAACAATTTTTTTCTGGATGCAAAAGACTTCACCACGAATTTTGAAATTGCTTATATTGAAGTAGCCGGTGCAAGTATGAACCCTACATCCGATACTGCAGGATTTGCGGGCATTGGAGCAAAAACAAATCCATTATGTGATGGATCTGCAGAAAGAGGTGTATGGACTATGTACAACCCCATCATCCATGATAATTATATACACAATACTGGAGGCGAAGGTATCTATATGGGATATGGATGGTACAAGGAAAAATCTATGACCTGTCCTTGTGAAAACGATCCCTCCACTTCATGCACCATTTTAGTACATTCCCATTCAATCGTTGGCGCAAGAGTTTATAACAATATCACTGAGAATACTGGATTTGACGGTATTCAGATCAAAAATACGGATCAGGACTGTGAGGTTTATAATAATATTATAAGAAATTATGGTCTGCGAAATGAAGAATCGCAGAATGAAGGGCTTCTACTTGGAGAAGGAACCACCGGAAAAGCCTATAACAACTGGATAGAAAATGGTACCGGCAATGGTATCCAAAACCACGCTATGGGTAATCAGGATATCTTTAACAATGTAGTGATCAACCCTCAGGAGTATGGCTTTGTGTGCTGGGATGGCCCTGCTGTGGTAAGGGTTGGTTATTATAATTTCTTTAACAACACAATAATTAATGCCGGATTAGACGGTTTTAATTTTTTCGGACCAGGAGGCGGACCAAAAAGGGTGTACAATAACATCATTGCAAAGGTTGGTGCTGGTAGAAATCTGCTAAAGAGGGCTGGTGAGGTCGTCTTATTCGAAGAATCCAATAATTATCTCACTAACAATATTGAAGATGTAAAATTTATAAGTGCTACAGCTCCGTATAACATCCATCTGCAATCTATCTCCCCTGCAATTGACAAAGGGAAAGACTTGACTTCATTTGGCATTACTAAAGATTTTGATCTTGCTCCCAGACCTTCAGGTGTTGCATTTGACATAGGCGCTTTTGAATTCGGGAACATCCCTCCTATCGTGAAAATCACGCAGCCATTGAATAACGCTGTTTTTGCACCTGGTTCTATAATATCAATAAAAGCAGATGCAAGTGATCCGGACGGTTTAGTATCCAAAGTAGAATTCTATAATGGCACAACGAAACTAGGTGAAGACCTAACTTCCCCTTATAGTATTGACTGGTCGGCCTCAATGGAAGGTACATATACAATCAAAGTAATAGCAACAGACAATGGAGGCAGTACTGCTTCTTCTACAATTACAATTGTAGTTAAAAATGCATTGCCTGCGATAACTATAACCAAACCATTAAATAATAGTAGCACAGCCGCTGGTAAAGCAATTAATATCGAAGCAAATGCAACAGATAGCGATGGATCAGTCACTAAAGTTGAATTTTACTATACAATAAATAATAAAGACACAATACTGATAGGATCGTCAATTGCAAGTCCATATCAGGTATCCTGGACTCCCCTAACTACCGGGACTTATAAAATCATTGTTAAAGCTACAGACAATAATGGAGGTATTTCCAAAGCTGCTATCACAGTCACTGTTACAAATACTTTACCAACCATTAGCATCGTTGCTCCTACTAATAATAGTTCTTTTCCTTTTGCTTCAGATGTGGAATTTAAGGTTAATGCCATGGATGCAGATGGCACTATTACTAAAGTCGAATACTTTAATGGCCTTACAAAAATAGGAGAATCAACAACTGCGTCATTTTCTTTTATCTGGAAAAATATTCCTTTAGGAACTTACACCATTACTGCAAAAGCTACTGATAATATAGGTGCTACAGCGACATCACTTCCAATTCAATTTTCAATTACCAATACTCCTCCTGTTGTAAATATAATTGCACCTCTAAACAATGCAAAGTTTTCTCCAGGACCAAATATAACCTTGGAAGCCACTGCTACCGATGAAGATGGAATTGTTACTAAAGTTGAGTTTTTCTATAACAACACCAACCTGCTTGGCTCTGACAATACAGTTCCATATAGTATTAATTGGAATAATGTTCCTGAAGGGAGCTATACTATAACAGCAAGGGCTACAGACAATGCAGGAGCTATTTCAACGAAGACTATTAATATTACAGTAGTAAACAACCTTCCGACTGTAAAGATCACTTCACCAGCCAACTTATCTGTATATGAAACGGATGCGGATATTGAAATCACTGCAGAGGCTTTAGACATTGACGGCTCGATCAGTAAGGTTGTTTTTTATAATGGAACAACTATACTAGGAGAAGATCTAAACGGTCCTTATTCATATATATGGGAAAATGTTCAGAATGGCACTTACAGCATTTCAGCTGTTGCTTATGACAATCTTGGAAAACAAAACGTATCTGCGGCTATTAAGATTATAGTCAATGTTACGACCAATATTCCTCCTGAAGTTACGATTATAAATCCTGTAGATAACCAAACATTAACTCCAGGAGACATTAATTTTGAAGTTAATGCAACTGACGTAGATGGAAATGTTGTTTTAGTAGAATTATTCAATGGTAGTTCAAAGATTGGAGAAAGCACGTCTTTACCATATACTTTCAATTGGACAAATTTAACTGAAGGAGTTTATGTAATTACAGCAAAAGCTACAGATAACGACAATGAAACTAATACATCTGCTCCGATAACCATAACTATTTACAATGCTCCTCCTGTAGTTACAATCATCTCTCCTGCAAATAATCAAGCATTTGATTCAGATGATCAGGTATTAATCAATACGACTATAGCAGATACCGATGGAAATATCAGTAAAGTGGAGTTTTTCCTTAATGATGCTCTTATAGGATCTGCTACCACTGCTCCATATAATCTTGCATTAAATAAACTTCCCTCTGGCACATATAACATAACAGTTAAAGCAACTGATAACTTAAGCAAAGAAGACTCTGAAACTATTCAGATTACAGTAAGTAATAAACTTCCTTCTATTTCTATAACTACACCTGTCAGTGGGACAACATTCAACTTTTCTGAACCAATCGTTTTAAATGTAAATGCTAATGATCCTGATGGTTCAATAAAAAATGTAGAATATTATATTAACGGAGTCCTCACAACAACACGCTCATATCCTGACTTCTCATTTACATGGGCCGATGCTCTAATTGGAGATTATGAGATTGTAGCATTTGCAACAGACAATAATGGAGCCAAAGTTGCATCTGTTCCTATACTAATTTCAGTAGGCAAGAGACCAGTTACTGTATCTCTGATTTCACCTGAGATAAACAGTACTTATGAATTTGGCTCTGCCATTGACTTTTCTGCAAATGTGACTGATCCGGATAATGCTGTTGTAAAAATTGAGTTCTATGCAAATAATATTAAAATCGGTGAAAGCCCTGCTCCCGAATATCAATATACTTGGAGCAATTCGACTTCAGGTAATTTTGAAGTTTATGCAGTGGTTTTAGAAGGTACTGGAAAAAGGGACACTTCTAATAAAGTTGTGATCAATATTAACAATCCGAATAAATTACCTGTAATCACCATCACTTCACCTGGCTCAAACACTACTTACTCCTACTGTTCTGATATACAGCTGGCAGCAGCTTCAACTGATGAAGATGGTATTGTTACTAAAGTTGAATTTTCTGTTAATGATCAGGTGATTGGCACAGATTTATCAGCACCATATACAATAACTGTGAGAAATCTTGATCCAGGATCAAATACTATTACAGCTACGGCCTATGATAATAAGGGAGGAGAAAGCAACTCAAGCATTTCGATATCTGTTATTGAAACTCCAGTAGTGACATTTGATATCCAATCTGGAAAAGATACTTTTAAATCAGGCAGTGGAATTACTATACAAACCACAACCCTGGACTCTGTATACTTTCTGAATACATCAGATCTCAATCCTTTACAAGTAAAGGCTTTCGAATGGTCTTTAAGTGATGGAACAACATCAGAAGAAAAATTCCTGGCTCATAATTTTATTCAGGGTGGACTTTATAAAGCTGTACTAATTCTTACCGATATAAATGGTTGCGAAATATCCCAGGAGGTGCAAGTCCTGGTGAAAGATACCGCTTTGCAGGCACGGGAATCCTATTGGGTGCCAAATGCATTAAGTCCTTATGAAACCAATCCTGAAAATAAAGTCATAAAGGTTTACGGAAAATTGGCACCGGAAGACTTTAGCTTTACCATATATAGCAGATGGGGACAAGTTCTTTACTCCACAACTAATTTGGCCGAGGCCAAAAATATTGGTTGGGATGGAGATAACGCCCCAATGGACACATATACCTATGTCTTGAAAGGAAAAGAAGATAATGGAAACAAAGTTGAAAAGTCTGGTACTATTACATTAATCAGGTAG
- a CDS encoding PorP/SprF family type IX secretion system membrane protein, with protein MKFKLSISILFIATVLFTRISKAQDAQFSQFYPAALYLNPALSATYTGFSVSMNHRVQWKNIGTPYSTSQVSIINPFFRPGKTRSPYGAIGLTVNNDKTGDGILKTVGASVNGSYDLPLASLHHVLFGAQIGFIQKSVNYDQLQWGSQYSPEGIDPNAHLDVNLRNHTSMRPDLTGGIMYYFNPLRNYGRRGAYFSSFAGMSVYHFNRPKSGLYEASDERLPVLYKINAGLETKLKDRVYILPNTIIQLQERFRQINLGLSLHYYLLDEKFYYKPASKPLVPNEIRFGMWYRIKDSFIFTVSFGNNYYSMGLSYDLNSSSLTRNYRGTGAYELSLIVTPFKPKKRIFNIPKI; from the coding sequence ATGAAATTTAAATTAAGCATAAGCATATTATTTATTGCGACAGTATTATTCACCAGAATCAGTAAAGCTCAGGATGCTCAATTTTCCCAATTTTATCCTGCAGCATTATATCTCAATCCTGCTCTTTCTGCTACATATACTGGATTTTCCGTTTCCATGAATCACAGAGTTCAATGGAAAAATATTGGAACTCCTTATTCTACAAGTCAAGTATCCATCATAAATCCATTTTTCAGACCTGGTAAAACACGAAGTCCATATGGAGCGATTGGTCTGACTGTCAATAATGATAAAACCGGAGACGGAATTCTAAAAACGGTTGGAGCTAGTGTCAATGGATCGTACGACCTTCCACTCGCATCATTGCATCATGTACTTTTCGGAGCACAGATAGGATTTATTCAAAAAAGCGTTAATTATGACCAGCTGCAGTGGGGGAGCCAATATAGTCCGGAAGGAATTGATCCCAACGCCCACTTAGATGTTAACCTTAGAAACCATACAAGTATGAGACCAGATCTGACTGGAGGCATAATGTATTATTTTAATCCGTTAAGAAATTATGGACGAAGAGGTGCCTACTTCAGCTCCTTTGCCGGGATGTCAGTTTATCACTTTAACAGACCTAAATCAGGACTATATGAAGCCTCGGACGAAAGACTGCCTGTCCTTTATAAAATCAATGCAGGTCTGGAAACTAAATTAAAAGACAGGGTTTATATCCTTCCTAATACAATTATTCAATTACAAGAACGCTTCAGACAAATTAATTTAGGATTAAGTCTTCATTATTACCTTCTTGACGAAAAATTTTATTACAAACCTGCTTCGAAACCACTTGTCCCCAACGAGATTAGGTTCGGAATGTGGTATAGAATAAAGGATTCTTTTATATTTACAGTAAGTTTTGGTAATAACTATTATTCGATGGGATTAAGCTATGATCTTAATTCCTCTTCGCTTACCAGAAACTATAGAGGAACAGGGGCGTATGAACTTTCATTAATAGTTACACCATTCAAACCCAAAAAAAGAATTTTCAATATTCCCAAGATATAA